The proteins below are encoded in one region of Thermodesulfobacteriota bacterium:
- a CDS encoding conjugal transfer protein TraH, giving the protein MRSRLLVPVLLSVGLAGLPTPGPCGWVDDWLTSRIESSPGYFAGQTRGYYTVGSFSARWPSTADYPVTVELPRFRVGCGGIDVFMGGFSFLDFDYLVTKLQNILSSAPAAAFDLALQALSPQAAQTVKDLEALADRLNAIQLDDCKTAQTLVTVGSEALQGHERGVTNAVQQYLTESGMADFYQKTKEVIADGSGRMSGGAPETDAAVAGIQEGCPDALKEILRDGSVLEVLGVDGLGLNSDFVALVRGFVGDIQVRGAGGGYLVSAEPPCPQNDGRRLDAVVEGAAWQMNHTFVCSAITDANANLRDYVHAQMQDVADAIRVKAPLTAGQQAFVNQSPLPLLHVLKAAVGTGQEAPVIASLADLAAKAYALQLLVDLYRRGEIILDTVTELLEKQRGPVAGEPPHRCAIQFVSERVAGDIDLLRRRIRDQYEGLQRSYAAAAQELEAIYRVVEHLRGMEDQLRGEASSRVGQATEARTESPR; this is encoded by the coding sequence ATGCGTTCGAGATTGCTGGTGCCCGTCCTTCTCTCCGTCGGCCTCGCCGGCTTGCCCACTCCGGGTCCGTGCGGCTGGGTCGACGACTGGCTCACCTCGCGGATCGAGTCCTCCCCGGGCTACTTCGCCGGGCAGACCCGCGGCTACTACACCGTGGGTTCCTTCTCGGCCCGGTGGCCGAGCACGGCGGACTACCCGGTGACCGTGGAGCTCCCCCGGTTCCGGGTGGGCTGCGGGGGGATCGACGTCTTCATGGGCGGGTTCTCCTTCCTGGACTTCGACTACCTGGTCACGAAACTCCAGAACATCCTCTCCTCGGCGCCTGCCGCAGCCTTCGACCTGGCGCTCCAGGCCCTGAGCCCTCAGGCGGCTCAAACCGTGAAAGACCTGGAGGCCCTGGCCGATCGGCTGAACGCCATCCAACTCGACGACTGCAAGACCGCCCAGACGCTCGTCACGGTGGGAAGCGAGGCCCTCCAGGGCCACGAGCGGGGGGTCACCAACGCGGTCCAGCAGTACCTGACCGAGAGCGGCATGGCGGACTTCTACCAGAAGACCAAGGAGGTGATCGCCGACGGGAGCGGCCGGATGAGCGGCGGCGCGCCGGAAACCGACGCCGCGGTCGCGGGCATCCAGGAGGGCTGCCCGGACGCGCTGAAGGAGATCCTCCGGGACGGCTCGGTGCTCGAGGTCCTCGGGGTGGACGGCCTGGGGTTGAACTCGGACTTCGTGGCCCTGGTGCGCGGCTTCGTGGGGGACATCCAGGTCCGGGGCGCCGGAGGAGGCTACCTCGTCTCGGCCGAGCCCCCCTGCCCCCAGAACGACGGGCGACGGCTGGACGCCGTGGTGGAGGGTGCCGCCTGGCAGATGAACCATACGTTTGTCTGTTCAGCCATCACCGACGCCAACGCCAACCTCCGGGACTACGTTCACGCCCAGATGCAGGACGTGGCCGACGCGATCCGGGTGAAGGCGCCCCTCACCGCCGGCCAGCAGGCCTTCGTGAACCAGTCTCCCCTGCCGCTCCTCCACGTCCTCAAGGCAGCCGTTGGCACGGGTCAGGAGGCGCCGGTGATCGCGAGCCTCGCCGACCTCGCGGCCAAGGCCTACGCCCTCCAGCTCCTGGTCGACCTCTACCGCCGGGGGGAGATCATCCTCGACACGGTCACCGAGCTCCTCGAGAAGCAGCGGGGCCCGGTGGCCGGGGAGCCGCCCCACCGCTGCGCGATCCAGTTCGTGAGCGAGCGGGTGGCCGGGGACATCGACCTCCTGCGCCGGCGCATCCGGGACCAGTACGAGGGCCTCCAGCGCTCCTACGCCGCCGCGGCCCAGGAACTCGAGGCCATCTACCGGGTGGTGGAGCACCTGCGGGGCATGGAGGACCAGCTCCGGGGAGAGGCCTCCTCCCGCGTGGGCCAGGCCACCGAGGCCCGGACCGAATCGCCGAGGTGA